The Balaenoptera acutorostrata chromosome 10, mBalAcu1.1, whole genome shotgun sequence genome has a window encoding:
- the TMIE gene encoding transmembrane inner ear expressed protein, with product MAGQRLGAGPLWALGGGAALGVCLAGVAGQLVEPSTAPPKPKPPPLTKETVVFWDMRLWHVVGIFSLFVLSIIITLCCVFNCRVPRTRKEIEARYLQRKAAKMYTDKLETVPPLNELTEIPGEDKKKKKKKDSVDTVAIKVEEDEKNEAKKKKEEK from the exons ATGGCGGGGCAGCGGCTAGGCGCGGGGCCGCTCTGGGCGCTGGGCGGCGGCGCCGCCCTGGGGGTTTGCCTCGCGGGGGTCGCCGGGCAGCTGGTGGAG CCCAGCACGGCCCCACCCAAGCCCAAGCCGCCCCCGCTGACCAAGGAGACGGTGGTGTTCTGGGATATGCGCCTGTGGCACGTGGTGGGCATCTTCTCGCTCTTCGTGTTGTCCATCA TTATCACTCTTTGCTGTGTCTTCAACTGCCGCGTGCCACGGACCCGGAAGGAGATTGAAGCCCGGTACCTACAGCGAAAGGCAGCCAAGATGTACACGGACAAACTAGAGACTGTGCCACCCCTCAATGAGCTCACAGAAATCCCTGGAG AggataagaagaagaagaagaagaaggacagTGTGGATACAGTGGCCATCAAGGTAGAGGAGGATGAGAAGAATGAGgccaagaagaagaaagaagagaaatga